In Haliaeetus albicilla chromosome 2, bHalAlb1.1, whole genome shotgun sequence, a single genomic region encodes these proteins:
- the RPL15 gene encoding large ribosomal subunit protein eL15, which yields MGAYKYIQELWRKKQSDVMRFLLRVRCWQYRQLSALHRAPRPTRPDKARRLGYKAKQGYVIYRVRVRRGGRKRPVPKGATYGKPVHHGVNQLKFARSLQSVAEERAGRHCGALRVLNSYWVGEDSTYKFFEVILIDPFHKTIRRNPDTQWITKPVHKHREMRGLTSAGRKSRGLGKGHKFHHTIGGSRRAAWRRRNTLQLHRYR from the exons ATGGGTGCCTACAAGTACATCCAGGAGCTATGGAGGAAAAAGCAGTCGGATGTGATGCGATTCCTCCTCCGTGTCCGCTGTTGGCAGTATCGCCAGCTGTCTGCCTTGCACCGAGCTCCCCGGCCAACCAGACCAGACAAAGCTCGCAGGCTGGGATATAAGGCCAAGCAAG GTTACGTTATCTACCGTGTCCGTGTTCGCCGTGGTGGTCGTAAACGCCCAGTTCCGAAAGGTGCAACCTATGGTAAACCTGTGCATCATGGTGTTAACCAGCTGAAGTTTGCCCGGAGTCTTCAGTCTGTAGCGGAG gaACGTGCTGGCCGTCATTGTGGGGCTCTGAGAGTCTTGAACTCGTATTGGGTTGGTGAAGATTCCACTTACAAGTTTTTTGAAGTGATCCTGATTGATCCCTTCCATAAGACCATCAGGCGCAACCCTGATACCCAGTGGATCACCAAGCCCGTCCACAAGCACAGAGAGATGCGTGGGCTGACGTCAGCCGGGCGGAAGAGTCGTGGTCTTGGCAAGGGCCACAAATTCCACCACACCATTGGTGGCTCACGTCGTGCTGCCTGGAGAAGACGCAATACCCTGCAACTGCACCGTTACCGTTAA
- the NKIRAS1 gene encoding NF-kappa-B inhibitor-interacting Ras-like protein 1 isoform X1: protein MGDRGRGCARQAGAAQWGPVGSSAQGSPADSALSGKMGKGYKVVVCGMASVGKTAILEQLLYGKHTVGLDEGATMEDVYLASVETDRGVKEQLRLYDTRGLQEGIELPKHYFSVADGFVLVYAVTSLEAFQRVELLKKEIDVFRDKKEVTVIVLGNKTDLLDQRQVETEAAQQWARAEKVRLWEVTVTDRKTLLEPFTFLASKLSQSQNKSTFPLPGRKSKGNNCDN, encoded by the exons ATGGGCGACAGGGGGCGGGGCTGTGCCCGCCAGGCCGGCGCGGCTCAATGGGGTCCTGTGGGAAGCTCTGCCCAG GGCTCGCCTGCTGACTCGGCCCTCTCGGGAAAGATGGGAAAGGGCTACAAGGTGGTGGTTTGTGGAATGGCCTCGGTGGGAAAGACTGCGATTTTGGAGCAGCTTCTCTATGGAAAGCATACCGTTG gCTTAGATGAAGGTGCCACAATGGAAGATGTGTATTTGGCATCGGTGGAGACAGACCGAGGCGTGAAGGAACAGTTAAGGCTTTATGACACCAGGGGTCTGCAGGAGGGCATAGAATTGCCAAAGCACTATTTCTCTGTCGCTGATGGCTTCGTTCTCGTCTATGCTGTGACCAGCCTCGAAGCTTTCCAAAGAGTTGAACTGCTCAAAAAGGAGATCGACGTCTTTAGAGACAAAAAGGAG GTAACAGTTATTGTCTTGGGAAACAAAACTGACCTCCTGGACCAAAGGCAAGtggaaacagaagcagcacagcaatgGGCAAGAGCTGAGAAAGTGAGACTGTGGGAAGTGACTGTGACAGATCGGAAAACATTGCTTGAGCCCTTCACCTTCTTAGCTAGCAAACTCTCCCAGTCCCAGAACAAATCAACATTTCCCTTGCCTGGAAGGAAGAGCAAAGGGAATAACTGTGATAACTAA
- the NKIRAS1 gene encoding NF-kappa-B inhibitor-interacting Ras-like protein 1 isoform X2 encodes MGDRGRGCARQAGAAQWGPVGSSAQRMLCRAPRRVRRYPVKLESAEDEASPSRSRKGLDEGATMEDVYLASVETDRGVKEQLRLYDTRGLQEGIELPKHYFSVADGFVLVYAVTSLEAFQRVELLKKEIDVFRDKKEVTVIVLGNKTDLLDQRQVETEAAQQWARAEKVRLWEVTVTDRKTLLEPFTFLASKLSQSQNKSTFPLPGRKSKGNNCDN; translated from the exons ATGGGCGACAGGGGGCGGGGCTGTGCCCGCCAGGCCGGCGCGGCTCAATGGGGTCCTGTGGGAAGCTCTGCCCAG CGTATGCTTTGCAGAGCGCCCCGGCGTGTGAGGCGTTACCCGGTTAAACTGGAATCGGCGGAGGACGAGGCCAGCCCCTCCCGGTCCCGAAAAG gCTTAGATGAAGGTGCCACAATGGAAGATGTGTATTTGGCATCGGTGGAGACAGACCGAGGCGTGAAGGAACAGTTAAGGCTTTATGACACCAGGGGTCTGCAGGAGGGCATAGAATTGCCAAAGCACTATTTCTCTGTCGCTGATGGCTTCGTTCTCGTCTATGCTGTGACCAGCCTCGAAGCTTTCCAAAGAGTTGAACTGCTCAAAAAGGAGATCGACGTCTTTAGAGACAAAAAGGAG GTAACAGTTATTGTCTTGGGAAACAAAACTGACCTCCTGGACCAAAGGCAAGtggaaacagaagcagcacagcaatgGGCAAGAGCTGAGAAAGTGAGACTGTGGGAAGTGACTGTGACAGATCGGAAAACATTGCTTGAGCCCTTCACCTTCTTAGCTAGCAAACTCTCCCAGTCCCAGAACAAATCAACATTTCCCTTGCCTGGAAGGAAGAGCAAAGGGAATAACTGTGATAACTAA
- the NKIRAS1 gene encoding NF-kappa-B inhibitor-interacting Ras-like protein 1 isoform X4 produces MGSCGKLCPGLDEGATMEDVYLASVETDRGVKEQLRLYDTRGLQEGIELPKHYFSVADGFVLVYAVTSLEAFQRVELLKKEIDVFRDKKEVTVIVLGNKTDLLDQRQVETEAAQQWARAEKVRLWEVTVTDRKTLLEPFTFLASKLSQSQNKSTFPLPGRKSKGNNCDN; encoded by the exons ATGGGGTCCTGTGGGAAGCTCTGCCCAG gCTTAGATGAAGGTGCCACAATGGAAGATGTGTATTTGGCATCGGTGGAGACAGACCGAGGCGTGAAGGAACAGTTAAGGCTTTATGACACCAGGGGTCTGCAGGAGGGCATAGAATTGCCAAAGCACTATTTCTCTGTCGCTGATGGCTTCGTTCTCGTCTATGCTGTGACCAGCCTCGAAGCTTTCCAAAGAGTTGAACTGCTCAAAAAGGAGATCGACGTCTTTAGAGACAAAAAGGAG GTAACAGTTATTGTCTTGGGAAACAAAACTGACCTCCTGGACCAAAGGCAAGtggaaacagaagcagcacagcaatgGGCAAGAGCTGAGAAAGTGAGACTGTGGGAAGTGACTGTGACAGATCGGAAAACATTGCTTGAGCCCTTCACCTTCTTAGCTAGCAAACTCTCCCAGTCCCAGAACAAATCAACATTTCCCTTGCCTGGAAGGAAGAGCAAAGGGAATAACTGTGATAACTAA
- the NKIRAS1 gene encoding NF-kappa-B inhibitor-interacting Ras-like protein 1 isoform X3, which produces MGKGYKVVVCGMASVGKTAILEQLLYGKHTVGLDEGATMEDVYLASVETDRGVKEQLRLYDTRGLQEGIELPKHYFSVADGFVLVYAVTSLEAFQRVELLKKEIDVFRDKKEVTVIVLGNKTDLLDQRQVETEAAQQWARAEKVRLWEVTVTDRKTLLEPFTFLASKLSQSQNKSTFPLPGRKSKGNNCDN; this is translated from the exons ATGGGAAAGGGCTACAAGGTGGTGGTTTGTGGAATGGCCTCGGTGGGAAAGACTGCGATTTTGGAGCAGCTTCTCTATGGAAAGCATACCGTTG gCTTAGATGAAGGTGCCACAATGGAAGATGTGTATTTGGCATCGGTGGAGACAGACCGAGGCGTGAAGGAACAGTTAAGGCTTTATGACACCAGGGGTCTGCAGGAGGGCATAGAATTGCCAAAGCACTATTTCTCTGTCGCTGATGGCTTCGTTCTCGTCTATGCTGTGACCAGCCTCGAAGCTTTCCAAAGAGTTGAACTGCTCAAAAAGGAGATCGACGTCTTTAGAGACAAAAAGGAG GTAACAGTTATTGTCTTGGGAAACAAAACTGACCTCCTGGACCAAAGGCAAGtggaaacagaagcagcacagcaatgGGCAAGAGCTGAGAAAGTGAGACTGTGGGAAGTGACTGTGACAGATCGGAAAACATTGCTTGAGCCCTTCACCTTCTTAGCTAGCAAACTCTCCCAGTCCCAGAACAAATCAACATTTCCCTTGCCTGGAAGGAAGAGCAAAGGGAATAACTGTGATAACTAA
- the NKIRAS1 gene encoding NF-kappa-B inhibitor-interacting Ras-like protein 1 isoform X5 → MEDVYLASVETDRGVKEQLRLYDTRGLQEGIELPKHYFSVADGFVLVYAVTSLEAFQRVELLKKEIDVFRDKKEVTVIVLGNKTDLLDQRQVETEAAQQWARAEKVRLWEVTVTDRKTLLEPFTFLASKLSQSQNKSTFPLPGRKSKGNNCDN, encoded by the exons ATGGAAGATGTGTATTTGGCATCGGTGGAGACAGACCGAGGCGTGAAGGAACAGTTAAGGCTTTATGACACCAGGGGTCTGCAGGAGGGCATAGAATTGCCAAAGCACTATTTCTCTGTCGCTGATGGCTTCGTTCTCGTCTATGCTGTGACCAGCCTCGAAGCTTTCCAAAGAGTTGAACTGCTCAAAAAGGAGATCGACGTCTTTAGAGACAAAAAGGAG GTAACAGTTATTGTCTTGGGAAACAAAACTGACCTCCTGGACCAAAGGCAAGtggaaacagaagcagcacagcaatgGGCAAGAGCTGAGAAAGTGAGACTGTGGGAAGTGACTGTGACAGATCGGAAAACATTGCTTGAGCCCTTCACCTTCTTAGCTAGCAAACTCTCCCAGTCCCAGAACAAATCAACATTTCCCTTGCCTGGAAGGAAGAGCAAAGGGAATAACTGTGATAACTAA